The Pontibacter pudoricolor genome contains a region encoding:
- a CDS encoding erythromycin esterase family protein — protein MRNIKTLLLLFLLLCPSLQVFAQSNIDRLAYIKENAVVVNNIEPLNEDYSDLALLKKSLEHVEIVGLGEQTHHDGHTFKAKTRLIKFLHQEMGFSVIAFESGFYDCYKAWQEIQNGEITIEAARKSIYPFWISKETEELFKYIDKQKDTDKPLILAGIDCKFSGTYSKNSLLHDFKDYLQVVESATVQDTAKWSAFSAALERTIAISDYLTKPSAADTLILKTELRNILKDVKGKAASREISQQEHLFWQQFMHSTLAEISKRFSNEQVRDRQMGANLAFLQSQLYKGQKVVVWAASSHLTYNGVNIEREFYQQNLRLGDYIKQSYGEKYYNIGFTGYKGKIGKLLFFPLINVKKHKLNSIEYVFGQTNQPYLFLDFNKTDLPQWLLDPLVARPFGYKEMRMRLPQVMDGLFYTEDIFEKTFIPLARQEQTL, from the coding sequence ATATAAAGACATTACTTCTACTATTTTTACTGCTTTGTCCATCACTTCAGGTGTTTGCGCAATCGAATATTGACCGATTGGCCTACATTAAAGAAAATGCAGTTGTAGTAAACAACATAGAACCACTTAATGAAGATTATTCTGACTTAGCCCTGCTTAAGAAAAGCCTGGAGCATGTAGAAATTGTAGGCCTTGGGGAACAGACCCATCATGACGGCCACACTTTCAAGGCCAAAACCAGGCTTATTAAATTCCTGCACCAGGAGATGGGCTTTAGTGTTATCGCTTTCGAAAGTGGCTTCTATGATTGCTATAAGGCATGGCAGGAAATACAAAATGGAGAGATTACCATAGAGGCAGCCAGGAAATCCATTTATCCTTTCTGGATTAGCAAGGAAACAGAAGAGCTTTTTAAATACATTGATAAACAAAAAGATACAGATAAGCCTCTAATACTCGCTGGTATAGACTGCAAGTTCTCAGGCACCTATTCTAAGAATAGTCTGCTTCACGACTTTAAAGATTACCTGCAAGTCGTTGAATCAGCAACTGTTCAGGATACTGCTAAGTGGTCTGCTTTTAGTGCTGCGTTAGAGCGCACTATAGCCATCTCAGATTACCTAACCAAACCCAGCGCTGCCGATACCCTGATTCTGAAGACAGAGCTCAGGAATATTCTTAAAGACGTAAAAGGCAAGGCCGCCTCACGGGAAATAAGTCAGCAGGAACATCTGTTTTGGCAGCAATTCATGCATAGTACGCTTGCAGAAATATCCAAAAGATTTTCAAACGAGCAGGTGCGGGACAGGCAAATGGGAGCTAACCTGGCTTTTTTACAAAGCCAGTTGTATAAAGGACAAAAAGTGGTTGTATGGGCTGCTTCTTCTCACCTTACTTACAATGGAGTAAACATTGAACGTGAATTTTATCAGCAGAATCTGAGATTAGGGGATTATATAAAGCAATCCTATGGTGAAAAATACTATAATATTGGTTTCACAGGCTATAAGGGAAAAATCGGGAAACTTCTTTTCTTTCCCCTGATAAACGTAAAAAAACATAAGCTAAATAGTATAGAATATGTGTTTGGACAGACCAATCAGCCATATTTGTTTCTTGATTTTAACAAAACCGATCTCCCTCAATGGCTACTAGACCCTTTGGTTGCAAGGCCCTTCGG